A part of Bosea sp. (in: a-proteobacteria) genomic DNA contains:
- the sseA gene encoding 3-mercaptopyruvate sulfurtransferase yields the protein MSRADIFVSTEWLAERLGQPGLVVIDGTYFLPTMNRDAEAEYHAGHIPGAVRFDIDSVKDKASALPHMLPTAGEFAAQVGALGIADDMTIIVYDAIGLFSAPRVRWTFRTFGAKDVRVLDGGLPRWREEHRPLETGPAHPRAPARFNAAFNEAAVASMADVKAALGARSAQVVDARPAGRFTGADPEPRPGLPSGHMPGAVNLPFAAIIENGQLKDETAIKAAMAAAGVDLDQPVITTCGSGVSAAILSAAMELVGKPPKALYDGSWAEWASQKNAAIEQG from the coding sequence ATGAGCCGCGCCGACATCTTCGTCTCCACCGAATGGCTTGCCGAGCGGCTGGGCCAGCCCGGCCTCGTCGTCATCGACGGCACCTATTTCCTGCCGACGATGAACCGCGACGCGGAGGCGGAATACCATGCAGGTCACATACCGGGCGCCGTCCGCTTCGACATCGACTCGGTCAAGGACAAGGCCAGCGCGCTGCCGCACATGTTGCCTACGGCCGGGGAGTTCGCCGCACAGGTCGGCGCGCTCGGCATCGCCGACGACATGACGATCATCGTCTATGACGCCATCGGCCTTTTCTCGGCCCCGCGCGTGCGCTGGACCTTCCGCACCTTCGGGGCGAAGGATGTGCGCGTGCTTGATGGCGGGCTGCCGCGCTGGCGCGAAGAGCACCGTCCGCTGGAAACCGGGCCGGCGCATCCGCGCGCGCCGGCCCGGTTCAACGCCGCCTTCAACGAGGCGGCGGTGGCGAGCATGGCCGATGTGAAGGCCGCGCTCGGCGCCAGGAGCGCGCAGGTGGTCGATGCCCGTCCGGCAGGCCGTTTCACGGGCGCGGACCCGGAGCCCAGGCCTGGCCTGCCATCCGGCCACATGCCGGGCGCGGTGAACCTGCCCTTTGCGGCCATCATCGAGAACGGCCAGCTCAAGGACGAAACCGCCATCAAGGCGGCGATGGCGGCGGCGGGGGTCGATCTTGACCAGCCGGTGATCACCACCTGCGGCTCCGGCGTCTCCGCCGCGATCCTCTCGGCTGCGATGGAACTGGTCGGAAAGCCGCCAAAGGCGCTTTATGACGGGAGTTGGGCCGAATGGGCCTCACAGAAAAACGCCGCGATCGAGCAGGGCTGA
- a CDS encoding alanyl-tRNA editing protein → MPPTDLLFRDDAYLAQHGATVICVNERGAIILDRTAFYANGGGQPGDAGALLRADGSSIAIGAAVYDPADRSVVLHVPLEGQPAPAVGEAVTAAINWDLRLKRMRVHTALHLLSCVLPYPVTGGAIGDGDGRLDFDIPEAGLDKADIAARLAELIGRNAAVTDRWITDAELDANPGLVKTMRVQPPRGSGRVRLVEIEGIDLQPCGGTHVRNTAEIGPVLVTDIQSKGKQNRRVRITLG, encoded by the coding sequence ATGCCCCCCACAGACCTGCTGTTTCGCGATGATGCCTATCTGGCGCAACATGGGGCGACAGTGATCTGCGTCAATGAAAGAGGCGCCATCATTCTTGACCGGACGGCATTTTACGCCAATGGCGGCGGCCAGCCTGGCGACGCCGGGGCCCTGCTCCGCGCCGACGGAAGCTCCATCGCCATCGGCGCGGCCGTCTACGATCCCGCCGACCGGTCGGTGGTGCTGCATGTTCCGCTCGAAGGCCAGCCCGCGCCTGCGGTGGGCGAGGCCGTAACCGCCGCAATCAACTGGGATCTTCGCCTCAAGCGCATGCGCGTGCACACCGCCCTGCATTTGCTCAGTTGCGTGCTCCCTTACCCCGTGACCGGCGGCGCCATCGGCGACGGCGATGGACGGCTCGATTTCGACATTCCGGAGGCCGGCCTCGACAAGGCCGACATAGCAGCCCGGCTGGCCGAGCTGATCGGCCGCAACGCGGCTGTGACGGATCGCTGGATCACCGATGCAGAACTCGATGCCAATCCCGGCCTCGTCAAGACCATGCGGGTCCAGCCCCCGCGCGGCTCGGGCCGCGTGCGTCTTGTCGAGATCGAGGGGATCGATCTCCAGCCCTGCGGCGGAACCCATGTGCGCAACACCGCCGAGATCGGGCCGGTGCTCGTCACGGACATTCAGAGCAAGGGCAAGCAGAACCGGCGCGTCAGGATTACGCTGGGCTGA
- a CDS encoding DUF1365 domain-containing protein, which translates to MNPPAVDARPGDFAPPDGAAALYPGDVMHARMKPKAHRFAYKVFCVLLDLDRLDEAGRASALFSVGRFNLLSFQPRDHGGAEASVRGSLRAHVDALLAPAGVDASGGRVLLLCYPRLLGFAFNPISVYFVYGRNGDPVAMIYEVRNTFGDMHTYVCPVVEGEMSEAGIRQERDKLFYVSPFMDQAMRYRFRIRPPDERVSVRILETDSEGPILAATFTGMRQDLTSAAILKACLAMPLMTLKVVAGIHWEAMKLWFKGIAFHARPLPPPPVSYADPDAGPRPT; encoded by the coding sequence ATGAACCCGCCTGCCGTCGACGCACGACCCGGCGACTTCGCGCCGCCGGACGGAGCCGCAGCGCTTTACCCGGGCGATGTTATGCACGCGCGCATGAAGCCCAAGGCGCACCGCTTCGCCTACAAGGTGTTCTGCGTGCTGCTCGACCTTGACCGGCTTGATGAGGCCGGCCGCGCGAGCGCGCTGTTTTCGGTCGGGCGCTTCAACCTGCTCTCCTTCCAGCCGCGCGATCATGGCGGCGCCGAGGCTTCCGTGCGCGGAAGCCTCAGGGCGCATGTCGATGCGCTGTTGGCCCCCGCAGGTGTCGATGCGAGCGGCGGCCGCGTGCTGCTGCTCTGCTACCCGCGCCTGCTCGGCTTCGCCTTCAATCCGATCTCGGTCTATTTTGTCTACGGCCGCAACGGGGACCCTGTCGCCATGATCTACGAGGTGCGCAACACCTTCGGCGACATGCACACCTATGTGTGCCCGGTCGTGGAAGGTGAGATGTCGGAGGCCGGAATCCGGCAGGAACGCGACAAGCTCTTCTACGTTTCTCCGTTCATGGACCAGGCGATGCGCTACCGGTTCCGGATCCGCCCCCCCGATGAGAGGGTTTCTGTCCGCATCCTCGAGACGGACAGTGAGGGCCCGATCCTGGCGGCGACCTTCACGGGCATGCGGCAGGACTTGACCTCGGCCGCAATCCTGAAAGCATGCCTTGCCATGCCGCTGATGACGCTCAAGGTCGTCGCCGGCATCCACTGGGAGGCGATGAAGCTCTGGTTCAAGGGCATCGCGTTTCATGCCCGGCCGTTGCCGCCACCCCCGGTTTCCTATGCGGACCCCGACGCCGGGCCAAGGCCGACCTGA
- a CDS encoding NAD(P)-binding protein, with protein MRIAVIGSGIAGNAAAWALVNGSSHQVTVYEKDSRIGGHSATVDIDYDGARLSVDTGFIVYNELNYPNLTQLFAHLGVETEASDMGFSVSSNGGALEWAGRATGILDGLFARRRNLVSWSHLNMIREMFRFNRTALEDRAAGRLTAESIGAYLDRGNYSRRFREEYLIPMGAAIWSMPPASLIDFPADSFISFFDNHRLLHWNRPVWRTVTGGSRRYVEKLTGSFADRIRLGAGVSRVQRHDLGVTITDTAGLSERYDQVVIAAHSDQALAMLADPSDEERAVLGAIGYRDNDVWLHRDPALMPRRKAAWAAWNVLQSGDGSELTLTYWMNALQNIDRTKPLFVTLNPPKRPRADLTFGRFSYAHPQYRTGASEGQRALPALQGQNHTWYCGAWTGYGFHEDGLRSGLDVAETLGAVIPWRVSRRQLAAAAE; from the coding sequence ATGCGCATCGCGGTCATCGGCTCCGGCATTGCCGGAAATGCGGCAGCTTGGGCCCTTGTCAACGGTTCATCCCATCAGGTTACGGTGTATGAGAAGGACAGCCGCATCGGCGGCCACTCGGCCACGGTCGACATCGATTATGATGGCGCCAGATTATCGGTCGACACCGGCTTCATCGTCTACAATGAGCTGAATTACCCCAATCTGACCCAGCTTTTCGCCCATCTCGGCGTCGAGACGGAAGCCTCCGACATGGGCTTCTCGGTCTCGTCGAATGGCGGCGCGCTGGAGTGGGCCGGCCGGGCCACCGGGATACTGGACGGGTTGTTCGCGCGCCGGCGCAACCTTGTTTCCTGGTCTCACCTCAACATGATCCGGGAGATGTTCCGCTTCAACAGGACGGCGCTGGAAGATCGCGCGGCAGGGCGGCTGACCGCCGAGAGCATCGGCGCCTATCTTGACCGCGGCAACTACTCGCGGCGCTTCCGCGAGGAATATCTGATCCCCATGGGCGCGGCCATCTGGTCGATGCCGCCGGCCTCGCTGATCGATTTTCCGGCTGACAGCTTCATCAGCTTCTTCGACAATCATCGGCTGCTGCACTGGAATCGGCCTGTCTGGCGCACCGTCACCGGCGGCTCACGGCGCTATGTCGAGAAGCTGACCGGGAGCTTCGCCGACCGGATCCGCCTCGGCGCGGGCGTCAGCCGCGTGCAGCGGCACGATCTCGGCGTGACGATCACCGACACAGCCGGACTGAGCGAACGCTACGATCAGGTGGTGATCGCGGCGCATTCCGATCAGGCGCTGGCCATGCTGGCGGACCCCAGCGACGAGGAACGCGCCGTGCTCGGCGCAATCGGCTACCGCGACAATGATGTCTGGCTGCATCGCGACCCTGCGCTGATGCCCAGGCGCAAGGCGGCATGGGCTGCCTGGAACGTGCTGCAATCGGGGGATGGCTCGGAACTCACCCTCACCTACTGGATGAACGCCCTGCAGAACATCGATCGCACCAAGCCGCTTTTCGTCACGCTCAACCCGCCAAAGCGGCCGCGCGCCGACCTCACCTTCGGACGGTTCTCCTACGCTCATCCGCAATACAGGACGGGAGCGTCGGAAGGGCAGCGCGCCCTGCCGGCGCTCCAGGGGCAGAACCACACCTGGTATTGCGGCGCCTGGACCGGGTATGGCTTCCACGAGGACGGCCTGAGGTCGGGCCTTGATGTCGCCGAGACGCTTGGCGCAGTGATTCCCTGGCGCGTCAGCAGGCGTCAGCTTGCCGCGGCTGCCGAATGA
- a CDS encoding MFS transporter: MSPSEPSARQLFGYALPALPVAALSLPFYVMVPEFYTSAVGVPIATVGLVLLLVRVLDAVTDPLAGLLADGTRIGFGRRRAWVLASAPLVALTAWFVMRPPDGAGALYLLLWASALSLAWTALSVPYQAWGAELSRSYEGRTRVAAFRESFTVLGTLIALLLPALIQLSGGTSRDGLAALAILIAILLPLGAVLAVASTPEPVARLSLPMPWRTGLGHLGANRPFRRLLVAFFINSLANGLPASLFLFFVADRLGAADSAGPLLVLYFLCGVAGVPLWLWLARRLSKHRAWALGMLLASAAFAVAPLLGPGQVWLFAAVCVVTGFALGADVVLPAAVQADVIDVDTAASGQERAGLYLGLWALATKLAFAGAVGIAFPLLALAGYDPGAGIRTEGGLAALGLLYAGLPVALKIGAVALIWRFPLDKDELAAVAATIAARRG; this comes from the coding sequence ATGTCCCCATCAGAACCCTCCGCCCGGCAGTTGTTCGGCTATGCGCTGCCTGCGCTCCCCGTGGCGGCGCTGAGCCTGCCCTTCTACGTGATGGTGCCTGAGTTCTACACGAGCGCGGTCGGCGTGCCGATCGCCACGGTGGGTCTCGTCCTGTTGCTCGTGCGGGTGCTCGATGCCGTGACCGATCCTCTGGCGGGCCTGCTGGCGGACGGCACGCGGATCGGCTTCGGCCGGCGGCGCGCCTGGGTGCTGGCCTCCGCGCCGCTGGTCGCGCTCACCGCCTGGTTCGTCATGCGTCCCCCTGATGGCGCCGGCGCGCTCTACCTGCTGCTCTGGGCGAGCGCGCTCTCGCTGGCCTGGACGGCGCTCTCCGTGCCCTATCAGGCCTGGGGCGCCGAGCTTTCGCGCAGCTATGAGGGGCGCACCCGCGTCGCGGCCTTCCGCGAGAGCTTCACGGTGCTGGGCACGCTCATCGCGCTGCTGCTGCCGGCCCTGATCCAGCTGAGCGGCGGCACGAGTCGCGACGGGCTCGCCGCGCTTGCGATTCTGATCGCCATTCTGCTGCCGCTTGGCGCCGTTCTGGCCGTGGCGTCGACGCCCGAGCCGGTTGCGCGCCTGTCGCTGCCAATGCCCTGGCGGACAGGGCTGGGGCATCTGGGCGCCAACCGCCCTTTCAGGCGTCTGCTGGTGGCTTTCTTCATCAACTCGCTGGCCAATGGCCTGCCCGCCAGCCTCTTTCTGTTTTTCGTGGCCGATCGGCTGGGCGCCGCCGACAGCGCGGGGCCGCTGCTGGTGCTGTATTTCCTGTGCGGCGTCGCAGGCGTGCCGCTCTGGCTCTGGCTGGCGCGCCGCCTCTCCAAGCACCGCGCCTGGGCGTTGGGGATGCTGCTCGCCTCAGCCGCCTTCGCTGTCGCGCCGCTGCTGGGCCCGGGCCAGGTCTGGCTGTTCGCCGCTGTGTGCGTGGTGACAGGCTTTGCGCTCGGCGCCGATGTGGTGCTGCCGGCGGCCGTTCAGGCCGATGTCATCGACGTGGACACAGCCGCATCGGGACAGGAGCGCGCAGGGCTCTATCTCGGCCTGTGGGCGCTCGCGACCAAGCTCGCATTCGCGGGCGCGGTGGGCATCGCCTTCCCGCTTCTGGCCTTGGCTGGCTATGATCCGGGCGCCGGCATCCGCACCGAAGGCGGGCTCGCTGCCCTGGGCCTGCTCTATGCGGGCCTGCCGGTCGCGCTGAAGATCGGCGCCGTGGCCCTGATCTGGCGCTTTCCACTCGACAAGGACGAGTTGGCTGCCGTGGCGGCCACCATAGCGGCCAGACGTGGCTGA
- a CDS encoding SDR family NAD(P)-dependent oxidoreductase, whose product MNIKAMTPTDGVAWLTGASSGIGRATALELARRGWTVCITARRIEELEAVCAEASGLPGRIIAHVGDVTDETGMAQLVDGIERVHGPIALAFFNAGVAPYTRAGALDVQAFRQAMAVNVLGVANGLAPVLARMGERGKGQVAVNASVAGYRGLPKAAAYGASKAAAIHLCEALKFDCDNLGIRMQVVNPGFIDTPLTQKNDFPMPFLMSMDNAARRVVDGFERGGFEIIFPRRLAFILKVMRILPYAWYFPLIARQTGWNRKG is encoded by the coding sequence ATGAACATCAAAGCCATGACGCCAACCGACGGAGTGGCCTGGCTCACTGGCGCCAGCTCCGGCATAGGCCGGGCCACCGCCCTTGAACTTGCCAGGCGGGGCTGGACCGTTTGCATCACGGCTCGGCGCATCGAGGAACTGGAGGCGGTCTGCGCCGAAGCTTCCGGGTTGCCAGGCCGCATCATCGCGCATGTGGGCGATGTGACGGACGAGACCGGCATGGCGCAGCTTGTCGACGGGATCGAGCGCGTGCACGGCCCTATCGCGCTGGCTTTCTTCAATGCCGGAGTGGCGCCCTACACGCGGGCCGGCGCGCTTGACGTTCAGGCCTTCCGGCAGGCCATGGCGGTCAACGTGCTCGGCGTCGCCAATGGGCTTGCCCCCGTGCTGGCGCGCATGGGCGAGCGCGGCAAGGGACAGGTCGCCGTCAATGCGTCTGTGGCGGGTTACCGCGGCCTGCCCAAGGCTGCCGCCTATGGCGCGTCGAAGGCCGCTGCGATCCATCTGTGCGAGGCGCTGAAGTTCGACTGCGACAATCTCGGAATCCGGATGCAGGTGGTCAATCCGGGCTTCATCGACACGCCGCTCACGCAGAAGAATGATTTTCCCATGCCGTTCCTGATGTCGATGGACAATGCCGCCAGGCGCGTCGTCGATGGTTTCGAGCGCGGAGGGTTCGAGATCATCTTCCCGCGGCGGCTGGCCTTCATCCTCAAGGTGATGCGGATCCTGCCCTATGCGTGGTATTTTCCGCTCATCGCGCGGCAGACAGGCTGGAACCGCAAGGGCTGA
- a CDS encoding deoxyribodipyrimidine photo-lyase — MSSSPPIIVWFRNDLRTADNPALSEAAANGAPVLCIYIDPIGQDGLRPLGAASRWWLAGSLSALAVSLRALGGSLTVLRGDPARIIPRLVEATGARAVFWNRRYVRAETEIDAGIKAALLQRGVAARSFNAHLLHEPWTIASKAGGPMKVFTPFWRAALASGPPDAPLPAPSRLAAASLPTGAGMEPLAVEQLGFEPTSPDWAGGMRAEWTRGELGARARLDAFLDAGLAGYAEARNRPDQPATSMLSPHLRFGEISVRQCWHAAIQAQASLGAASQGDLETFLKELGWREFSYHLLHHNPGLAGTNYAPRFNAFPWRDDGRNLAAWQRGLTGYPIVDAGMRQLWTTGWMHNRVRMIVGSFLVKHLLIDWRRGEEWFWDTLVDADPASNAASWQWVAGTGADAAPYFRIFNPILQGEKFDPDGAYVKHWLPRLSRLPASLVHKPWTAPPAILAAAGLRLGETYPQPMVQHEFARARALEAFRQMGGENALNEA, encoded by the coding sequence ATGTCCAGTTCACCACCCATCATCGTCTGGTTCCGCAACGATCTGCGCACGGCCGACAATCCGGCGCTGAGCGAGGCGGCCGCGAACGGCGCGCCTGTGCTTTGCATCTATATAGATCCGATCGGGCAAGATGGCTTGCGCCCCCTTGGCGCTGCGTCGCGATGGTGGCTGGCCGGCTCGCTCAGTGCGCTGGCTGTATCCCTGCGAGCGCTTGGCGGCAGCCTGACCGTGCTGCGCGGCGATCCGGCCAGAATCATTCCGCGCCTGGTGGAGGCGACCGGAGCGCGGGCGGTGTTCTGGAACCGCCGCTATGTCAGGGCCGAGACCGAGATCGATGCCGGCATCAAGGCCGCGCTGCTGCAGCGCGGCGTCGCGGCACGCAGCTTCAACGCCCATCTTCTGCACGAGCCCTGGACCATCGCCAGCAAGGCCGGCGGCCCGATGAAGGTGTTCACGCCATTCTGGCGCGCCGCGCTGGCAAGCGGGCCGCCGGACGCACCCTTGCCCGCGCCGTCAAGGCTGGCGGCCGCCTCGCTGCCGACCGGAGCGGGCATGGAACCCCTTGCGGTGGAGCAGCTCGGATTCGAGCCGACATCACCGGACTGGGCCGGCGGAATGCGGGCGGAATGGACCCGCGGCGAGTTGGGCGCGCGCGCCAGGCTCGACGCATTTCTCGATGCCGGGCTTGCTGGCTATGCCGAGGCGCGCAATCGCCCCGACCAGCCCGCCACCTCGATGTTGTCTCCGCACCTGCGCTTCGGCGAAATCAGCGTGCGGCAATGCTGGCACGCCGCCATTCAGGCTCAGGCCAGCCTCGGCGCCGCCAGTCAAGGCGACCTTGAGACCTTCCTCAAGGAACTGGGATGGCGCGAGTTCTCCTATCACCTGCTCCATCACAATCCGGGTCTGGCCGGCACGAACTACGCGCCGCGCTTCAATGCCTTTCCCTGGCGCGACGATGGCCGCAACCTTGCAGCGTGGCAGCGCGGGCTGACCGGCTACCCGATCGTGGATGCCGGGATGCGGCAGCTTTGGACCACGGGCTGGATGCACAACCGCGTGCGCATGATCGTGGGCTCCTTCCTGGTGAAGCATCTGCTCATCGACTGGCGGCGCGGCGAGGAATGGTTCTGGGATACGTTGGTCGACGCCGACCCCGCCAGCAATGCCGCCAGCTGGCAGTGGGTGGCCGGAACCGGCGCCGATGCCGCGCCCTATTTCCGCATCTTCAACCCGATCCTCCAGGGCGAGAAATTCGATCCCGACGGCGCCTACGTGAAGCATTGGCTGCCTCGCCTGTCGCGCCTGCCGGCCAGCCTCGTGCACAAGCCCTGGACGGCGCCGCCCGCCATCCTCGCCGCGGCTGGCCTTCGCCTCGGTGAAACCTATCCCCAACCCATGGTGCAGCACGAATTCGCCCGGGCGCGCGCGCTGGAAGCCTTCCGCCAGATGGGCGGCGAAAATGCGTTGAATGAAGCTTAA
- a CDS encoding cupin domain-containing protein encodes MDTLLAEYAAGTLPRPLHALVGAHLDLNPDSECFVGSLELLRGAEMEKESPAPVSSRDRMLASILAVDAATPHASDEPPADPVFTPALRRYLGMASSEVPWRRVLPGVREHVVHDADGVEAKLYWIKAGRKIPSHTHEGQEFTIVLKGGFTDVSGHFCRGDVVIADEDVDHKPVADSDEDCICFAVTDAPLKLTGPVGKVFQSIFRN; translated from the coding sequence CTGGACACGCTCCTTGCCGAGTATGCGGCGGGGACGCTGCCGCGCCCGCTTCACGCGCTGGTTGGCGCGCATCTGGACCTCAATCCTGACAGCGAGTGTTTTGTCGGCAGTCTCGAGCTTCTGCGTGGCGCCGAGATGGAGAAGGAGTCTCCCGCGCCGGTTTCCTCCCGCGACCGGATGCTGGCGAGCATCCTTGCGGTGGATGCCGCCACGCCACACGCTTCCGACGAACCGCCGGCCGATCCGGTTTTCACGCCCGCGCTCCGGCGTTATCTGGGCATGGCGTCGAGCGAGGTTCCGTGGCGCCGGGTTCTTCCGGGCGTGCGCGAGCATGTGGTGCACGATGCCGATGGCGTCGAGGCCAAGCTCTACTGGATCAAGGCAGGCCGGAAGATCCCGTCCCACACTCATGAGGGGCAGGAGTTCACCATCGTTCTGAAGGGCGGCTTCACCGACGTCTCCGGGCATTTCTGTCGCGGTGACGTGGTCATCGCCGATGAGGATGTGGACCACAAGCCGGTGGCTGACAGCGATGAGGATTGCATCTGCTTCGCTGTGACCGATGCGCCCCTCAAGCTCACCGGCCCCGTGGGCAAGGTGTTCCAGAGCATTTTCCGCAACTGA
- a CDS encoding class I SAM-dependent methyltransferase, producing the protein MSEVSSRPHAPAAAAQRVTAQNLDAVAGSLPSIIRSAFRYGTRIERGSLTVILPGGARYLFQGQQRGCDAVFQINDFAFARRLATGGDIGFAEAYLRGEWETPNLAHFLELFATNYTAIQTMLDGKPLARLWQIIRHFLNRNTRAGSRKNIYAHYDLGNSFYSSWLDQSMTYSSGIYAPGDNDLSSAQARKYRELACETGIGPSDHVLEIGCGWGGFAEFAAREIGCRVTGLTISRAQHDFAVARIAAAGLSDKVTIKLQDYRDETGTYDRIASIEMFEAVGEQFWPIYFQQVRDRLRDGGTAGLQVITIRDESFQYYKREMDFIRAYIFPGGMLPTLSHMRDLGQRFNVPMVNQRAFGLDYAQTLSDWRDRFRAAWPNLMPLGFDERFRRMWEYYLAYCEAGFRSGNIDVRQMVFRRG; encoded by the coding sequence ATGAGCGAAGTATCGAGCCGCCCCCACGCCCCCGCAGCAGCAGCCCAGCGGGTCACGGCGCAGAACCTCGACGCTGTCGCCGGTTCGCTGCCGTCGATCATCCGGTCTGCGTTCCGCTATGGCACACGCATCGAGCGCGGCAGCCTGACCGTGATCCTGCCAGGCGGCGCTCGCTACCTCTTCCAGGGGCAGCAGCGCGGTTGCGACGCTGTCTTCCAGATCAATGATTTTGCCTTCGCTCGTCGTCTGGCCACTGGCGGGGACATCGGCTTCGCCGAGGCCTATCTGCGCGGCGAATGGGAAACCCCCAACCTCGCCCACTTCCTTGAACTGTTCGCCACCAACTACACGGCCATCCAGACCATGCTGGACGGCAAGCCGCTGGCCCGGCTGTGGCAGATCATCCGCCATTTTCTCAACCGCAACACCAGGGCCGGATCGCGCAAGAACATTTACGCGCATTACGACCTGGGCAACAGCTTCTACTCATCCTGGCTTGATCAGAGCATGACCTATTCGTCGGGCATCTACGCGCCCGGCGACAATGACCTCTCCTCCGCCCAGGCCCGCAAATATCGCGAGCTTGCCTGTGAAACCGGAATCGGGCCGTCCGACCATGTGCTCGAGATCGGCTGCGGCTGGGGCGGCTTCGCCGAGTTCGCCGCACGTGAGATCGGCTGCCGCGTCACTGGCCTCACCATCTCCAGGGCGCAGCACGATTTCGCGGTGGCGCGGATCGCGGCCGCAGGTCTGTCTGACAAGGTCACGATCAAGCTCCAGGATTATCGCGACGAAACCGGCACCTATGACCGAATCGCCTCGATCGAAATGTTCGAGGCGGTGGGCGAACAATTCTGGCCGATCTATTTCCAGCAGGTGCGCGACCGGCTGCGCGATGGCGGCACCGCAGGCCTGCAGGTCATCACGATCCGCGACGAGAGCTTCCAGTATTACAAGCGCGAGATGGATTTCATCCGCGCCTACATCTTCCCCGGCGGGATGCTGCCGACCCTGTCGCACATGCGCGATCTCGGCCAGCGCTTCAACGTGCCCATGGTCAACCAGCGCGCCTTCGGCCTCGACTACGCCCAGACCCTGTCGGACTGGCGCGACCGCTTCCGCGCTGCCTGGCCCAATCTCATGCCGCTTGGCTTCGACGAGCGCTTCCGGCGCATGTGGGAGTATTACCTCGCCTATTGCGAGGCGGGCTTCCGCTCCGGCAACATCGACGTGAGGCAGATGGTGTTTCGCCGCGGCTGA
- a CDS encoding amino acid ABC transporter ATP-binding protein, whose product MAATALASKPAALKQTSLNTETAVEMIGVNKWYGDFHVLRDINIKVARGERLVICGPSGSGKSTMIRCINRLEEHQKGNIIVDGTELTNDLKKIDEIRRDVGMVFQHFNLFPHLTILENLTLAPIWVRKMPKKDAEEVAMHYLTRVKIPEQALKYPGQLSGGQQQRVAIARSLCMSPKIMLFDEPTSALDPEMVKEVLDTMVSLAEEGMTMLCVTHEMGFARQVANRVIFMDAGQIVEMNEPNEFFKNPQHERTKLFLSQILH is encoded by the coding sequence ATGGCCGCAACCGCACTCGCCTCCAAGCCTGCTGCCCTGAAGCAAACCAGCCTCAACACCGAGACCGCCGTCGAGATGATCGGCGTCAACAAGTGGTATGGCGATTTTCATGTCCTGCGCGACATCAACATCAAGGTGGCGCGCGGCGAGCGGCTGGTGATCTGCGGGCCGTCAGGCTCCGGCAAGTCGACCATGATCCGCTGCATCAACCGGCTGGAAGAGCACCAGAAGGGCAACATCATCGTCGACGGTACGGAGCTCACCAACGATCTCAAGAAGATCGACGAGATCCGCCGCGATGTCGGCATGGTGTTCCAGCACTTTAACCTCTTTCCTCACCTCACCATCCTCGAGAACCTGACGCTGGCTCCGATCTGGGTCCGCAAGATGCCAAAGAAGGATGCCGAGGAGGTGGCGATGCACTATCTCACGCGCGTCAAGATCCCCGAGCAGGCGCTGAAGTATCCGGGGCAGCTCTCCGGCGGCCAGCAGCAGCGCGTGGCCATCGCCCGCTCGCTGTGCATGAGCCCCAAGATCATGCTGTTCGACGAGCCGACTTCGGCGCTTGACCCCGAAATGGTCAAGGAGGTGCTCGACACCATGGTCAGCCTGGCCGAGGAAGGCATGACCATGCTGTGCGTGACCCACGAAATGGGCTTCGCGCGGCAGGTCGCCAACCGGGTCATCTTCATGGATGCCGGCCAGATCGTCGAGATGAACGAGCCGAACGAGTTCTTCAAGAACCCGCAGCACGAGCGGACCAAGCTCTTCCTCAGCCAGATCCTGCACTGA
- a CDS encoding EAL domain-containing protein has product MGLTEKRRDRAGLTQRQAVWRPVDILNPCLSPRLRDASHDVSQRDTGQRRRRTAALASAPIFFARQPGGMIVAEGMEIASELSALRGLGVDMGQGCFFSQHVPIEKTLATAMETRLRQLAS; this is encoded by the coding sequence ATGGGCCTCACAGAAAAACGCCGCGATCGAGCAGGGCTGACCCAAAGACAGGCAGTTTGGCGCCCCGTCGATATCCTAAATCCATGTTTGTCCCCTCGGCTCAGGGACGCATCGCATGATGTTTCTCAACGAGATACTGGTCAGCGGCGACGGCGCACGGCGGCCCTTGCATCAGCGCCGATCTTCTTTGCGCGGCAACCCGGCGGCATGATCGTCGCCGAAGGCATGGAAATCGCCTCGGAACTCAGCGCCCTGCGCGGTCTTGGCGTCGACATGGGCCAGGGCTGTTTCTTCAGCCAACACGTTCCCATTGAAAAAACACTGGCGACGGCGATGGAAACGCGGCTGCGGCAGCTCGCGAGTTGA